From the genome of Lytechinus pictus isolate F3 Inbred chromosome 4, Lp3.0, whole genome shotgun sequence:
TCGATCTCGAACCAACCGTAGTCGGTAAGCAACAATTATAATCAACCATTTTATAGGGCATAATAATCATCTCGTACATGCCATGAATTAAAAACTAAGCTCTTCAAAGGACTCTTAAATTCCAATTTAATTGTACTCTccaatttgtattaaaaaatgaactATTCATGCGATTTCTTTACCCGAGTAGGTCTACAATAATACCATTATTACTGTTTACAGTACGCCCAAatactttatcagaagtctaAAATAATGAAGTAAAATAAGGCATAACCTTCCTTTAGCAGATCAACTGTGATATGTTTTTCCGAGAATAAATCCCCGTCAGGTACCTGACCAGTTAAttcacttgggttgagtgcaacacCTACATCtttgataaataaaattgaCGTTAAAGATGTGTTAGTTCATATTCATGTATAATGTCCAATATATTATCAAAGCAGTACCATAATCATTTGTGTAACTGTAGTTCAAatttacaatgtatattttGACACCATTTGAAATGGATTAGGGCTCAAAACGGCTCAGAAGTGATCAAGTTTATACTGTCCCCAATTTACGAAGTGTCGTGGAAAGAGGAGATAATTGAGTATAAGAATTTAATGAAATCATGCAAAATTACTTGGGTTCACGAGAATTATATGACTTCGGAAAtgtgttttgaaaaataagagaCCACTACGttgacatttttatcaatatctgTAAATAAAAACGATTTTTTCCCccctttatattttgtttttcagatGAGGTTCGTACCGGTACTTACCGCCAGCTCTTCCACCCTGAGCAGTTGATCACCGGCAAGGAGGATGCTGCCAACAACTACGCCCGTGGTCACTACACCGTCGGAAAAGAACTGATCGATATCGTCCTCGACAGGATCAGGAAGCTGGCTGACCAGTGCACAGGTCTCCAGGGATTCCTCATCTTCCACAGCTTCGGTGGTGGCACCGGCTCTGGCTTCACCTCTCTGTTGATGGAACGTCTCTCCGTCGACTATGGAAAGAAGTCCAAACTGGAGTTTGCCATCTACCCAGCACCTCAGGTATCTACCGCTGTCGTCGAGCCTTACAACTCAATCCTCACCACTCATACCACCCTCGAGCACTCAGATTGCGCCTTCATGGTCGACAACGAGGCCATCTACGATATCTGCCGTCGTAACCTCGACATCGAGCGACCTACTTACACCAACCTGAACCGTCTCATCGGCCAGATCGTCTCCTCCATCACCGCTTCTCTGCGATTCGATGGTGCCCTCAACGTCGATCTTACCGAGTTCCAGACCAACTTGGTGCCCTACCCACGTATCCATTTCCCTCTTGCCGTCTATGCCCCAGTCATCTCTGCTGAGAAGGCATACCACGAGCAGTTGACCGTTGCCGAGATTACTAACGCCTGCTTCGAGCCCGCCAACCAGATGGTGAAATGCGATCCTCGCCACGGCAAGTACATGGCCTGCTGTCTCCTGTACCGTGGTGATGTCGTCCCCAAGGATGTCAACGCCGCCATCGCTACCATCAAGACCAAGCGTACCATCCAGTTCGTCGACTGGTGTCCAACTGGCTTCAAGGTCGGTATCAACTACCAACCACCCACCGTCGTTCCTGGTGGTGATCTTGCCAAGGTTCAACGTGCCGTCTGCATGTTGAGCAATACCACCGCCATCGCCGAGGCTTGGGCCCGTCTCGACCACAAGTTCGATCTGATGTACGCCAAGCGTGCTTTCGTCCATTGGTACGTCGGAGAGGGTATGGAGGAAGGAGAGTTCTCCGAGGCTCGTGAAGATCTTGCTGCTCTCGAGAAGGACTACGAAGAAGTCGGCACTGACTCCGTCGACGCAgagggagaggaagaagaaggcgaCGAGTATTAAAGTATAACGCAAAATGAACCCAATCTTTCAGACCATC
Proteins encoded in this window:
- the LOC129258842 gene encoding tubulin alpha-1 chain-like, giving the protein MRECISIHVGQAGVQIGNACWELYCLEHGIQPDGQMPSDKTIGGGDDSFNTFFSETGAGKHVPRAVFVDLEPTVVDEVRTGTYRQLFHPEQLITGKEDAANNYARGHYTVGKELIDIVLDRIRKLADQCTGLQGFLIFHSFGGGTGSGFTSLLMERLSVDYGKKSKLEFAIYPAPQVSTAVVEPYNSILTTHTTLEHSDCAFMVDNEAIYDICRRNLDIERPTYTNLNRLIGQIVSSITASLRFDGALNVDLTEFQTNLVPYPRIHFPLAVYAPVISAEKAYHEQLTVAEITNACFEPANQMVKCDPRHGKYMACCLLYRGDVVPKDVNAAIATIKTKRTIQFVDWCPTGFKVGINYQPPTVVPGGDLAKVQRAVCMLSNTTAIAEAWARLDHKFDLMYAKRAFVHWYVGEGMEEGEFSEAREDLAALEKDYEEVGTDSVDAEGEEEEGDEY